A region from the Chthoniobacterales bacterium genome encodes:
- a CDS encoding PBP1A family penicillin-binding protein produces the protein MKSSSSKKKSRPSRGWFRLFFITSLLAGVVFAIVCVVYSMRAWRLDIKQVGQIPQWSLVCDVNGNPYSRLYGENRILVKIDDVSPKFIDALLAREDSRFYHHIGVDPIGLIRAVVRNALGGRLAQGGSTITQQLARNSFELGGRTLDRKLLEAFVAIRIESTFTKRQILENYINRIYYGSGYYGLETASLAYFGKHCKDLTTGEAAMMAGLIRSPNRFSPLRHLEAAKRERDTVLTRMVKLNKITANEAERARKTPIKVVSARSTAVQENYVMDAVDEELRILLDQDQIDDGGMKIYTTINPELQKAAQQSLDDQLTEIEKRSGYPHPRKSEFDPTQGQDTNYLQGSVVVIDNRTGGICALVGGRDYAQSRFNRALLSRRQVGSTIKPFIYATAFSNGIFPYHTVSDGPIENEDVPEAPGWRPGNSDGTNKGFLPARDGLIFSRNTMTVRVGELAGLEKVRKLTATAGIAEVPDFPSSFLGSFEETPRNVTAAYTVFPNQGKRKQAYLIERIDDRLGNPVYRAAHVETSALDPGAAWLTTSAMREVMTRGTAASAKSLGFTKIAGGKTGTTNDYKDAWFVGFTKSLTCGVWVGLDKPAPIIPRGYGATLALPIWIKVMNTASVKQYPAGDFEPGVNLQKVMLCAASNKEATSGCVAAGTSYTMDLPVTLLPKTSCTQHAGNLTDSINPSDTRPALPVRALDSLLNFFRKRK, from the coding sequence TTGAAATCGTCTTCCTCGAAAAAGAAATCCCGCCCATCGCGTGGCTGGTTTCGCCTGTTTTTCATCACGTCGCTCCTCGCCGGCGTCGTCTTCGCCATCGTCTGCGTGGTTTACTCGATGCGCGCCTGGCGGCTGGACATCAAGCAGGTCGGCCAGATTCCCCAATGGTCGCTGGTCTGCGATGTTAACGGAAACCCCTACAGCCGCCTCTACGGGGAAAATCGCATCCTCGTGAAAATCGACGACGTTTCGCCGAAATTCATCGATGCCCTGCTGGCGCGGGAGGACTCGCGTTTCTATCATCACATCGGCGTGGACCCGATCGGACTCATCCGCGCCGTGGTCCGCAATGCGCTCGGCGGACGGCTCGCGCAGGGCGGCAGCACCATCACGCAGCAGCTCGCCCGCAATTCCTTTGAACTCGGCGGGCGCACCCTGGATCGCAAGCTCCTGGAGGCCTTCGTCGCCATCCGCATCGAGTCCACCTTTACCAAGCGGCAGATCCTCGAAAACTACATCAACCGCATCTATTACGGGTCCGGTTATTATGGGCTGGAAACCGCGTCGCTGGCCTATTTCGGAAAGCATTGCAAGGACCTCACCACCGGCGAGGCGGCCATGATGGCGGGCCTCATTCGCAGTCCCAACCGGTTCTCGCCACTGCGGCATCTGGAGGCGGCGAAGCGCGAGCGCGATACCGTGCTTACGCGCATGGTGAAGCTGAATAAGATCACCGCCAACGAGGCCGAACGCGCCCGCAAGACTCCGATCAAAGTCGTCTCTGCGCGCTCCACAGCCGTCCAGGAAAATTACGTGATGGACGCCGTGGACGAGGAACTCCGCATCCTCCTCGATCAGGACCAGATCGACGATGGCGGGATGAAAATTTACACGACGATCAACCCGGAATTGCAAAAAGCGGCGCAGCAATCCCTCGACGATCAGCTCACGGAAATCGAAAAACGCTCGGGTTATCCGCATCCGAGGAAGTCGGAGTTTGATCCGACTCAGGGTCAGGACACGAACTATTTGCAAGGCTCGGTGGTAGTCATCGACAACCGCACGGGGGGCATTTGCGCGCTGGTGGGCGGGCGTGATTACGCTCAAAGTCGCTTCAACCGCGCGCTGCTTTCGCGCCGCCAGGTCGGCTCCACGATCAAGCCGTTCATCTACGCGACTGCGTTTTCCAACGGGATTTTTCCTTACCACACAGTCAGTGATGGACCCATTGAGAACGAGGACGTGCCCGAGGCACCCGGCTGGCGTCCGGGCAATTCGGACGGCACGAACAAGGGTTTTCTCCCAGCCCGCGATGGACTAATTTTCTCACGCAATACGATGACCGTGCGAGTCGGAGAGCTTGCCGGTTTGGAGAAGGTTCGCAAACTCACTGCCACGGCCGGGATCGCGGAAGTGCCCGATTTTCCGTCGTCGTTTTTGGGTTCGTTTGAGGAGACGCCGCGCAATGTCACCGCCGCTTACACGGTTTTTCCGAACCAGGGAAAACGCAAGCAGGCGTATCTGATCGAGCGCATCGACGACCGGCTGGGAAATCCAGTTTATCGCGCGGCGCACGTTGAGACATCGGCACTCGATCCGGGTGCTGCCTGGCTGACGACTTCAGCGATGCGCGAGGTGATGACTCGTGGCACAGCGGCCAGTGCGAAGTCGCTCGGTTTTACCAAGATTGCCGGTGGAAAAACGGGCACGACGAACGACTACAAAGACGCGTGGTTCGTGGGTTTTACCAAGTCGCTCACCTGCGGAGTCTGGGTCGGATTGGACAAGCCCGCGCCGATCATTCCGCGTGGTTATGGCGCGACTCTGGCCCTGCCGATTTGGATCAAAGTCATGAACACCGCCTCGGTGAAACAATATCCTGCAGGCGACTTTGAGCCGGGTGTGAACCTCCAGAAAGTGATGCTTTGCGCGGCCTCAAACAAGGAAGCGACTTCCGGCTGCGTCGCCGCTGGCACCAGCTACACGATGGACCTGCCCGTAACCTTGCTACCCAAGACTTCCTGCACGCAGCACGCCGGAAATCTGACGGATTCCATCAACCCCTCGGACACGCGACCGGCACTGCCTGTGCGAGCTTTAGACAGCCTGTTGAATTTCTTTCGGAAGCGCAAATAA
- the cimA gene encoding citramalate synthase: protein MSTPTIYDTTLRDGTQGTGISFSVADKIRVAEKLDDFGVHYIEGGWPGSNPKDQAFFQEAAKRNWKNAKITAFGATRRAKMTVEEDPQVRQLLEASTPAVTIVGKTWLLHVTEVLGITAEENLAMIADTVAYLKKQGRETLYDAEHFFDSYKEDPAYSLATIEAARDGGADLVILCDTNGGTLPDEIGRITREVIARLGVPVGIHTHNDCGFGVANALAAVNAGAVQVQGTINGYGERVGNCNLVTLMPNLQLKMGMQVVPDISKLRDLSLFVDELANVTPDIRAPYVGSSAFTHKGGLHVHAVQKLARSYEHVDPKLVGNRQNIVISDMSGQSNILAKAQTLGFDLVKGSPEVSNLLAEVKRLESQGYEFEAAEASFQLLIRKALGQYVPLWKLLVFHCTFRHFEEPALQTCEATVKLDINGTPAYTVAEGHGPVNAIDGALRKALLPFYPEIADVRLEDYKVRIINGHEGTAAKTRVFISSTDGHETWGTVGVSDNIIEASWLALVDSLEYRLMRK from the coding sequence ATGAGCACTCCCACGATCTACGACACCACTCTGCGCGATGGCACGCAGGGCACCGGCATTTCCTTCTCGGTGGCCGACAAGATTCGCGTGGCGGAAAAGCTCGATGATTTCGGCGTGCATTACATCGAGGGCGGCTGGCCGGGATCGAACCCGAAGGATCAGGCGTTCTTTCAGGAGGCCGCCAAACGCAATTGGAAAAACGCGAAGATCACCGCTTTCGGCGCGACCCGCCGGGCGAAGATGACGGTGGAGGAAGACCCGCAAGTGCGGCAATTACTCGAGGCCAGCACGCCAGCCGTGACCATTGTCGGCAAGACCTGGCTGCTGCATGTGACGGAAGTTTTGGGCATCACCGCCGAGGAAAATCTGGCCATGATTGCTGACACGGTGGCGTATCTGAAAAAGCAGGGGCGCGAGACGCTCTACGACGCGGAACATTTCTTCGACAGCTACAAGGAGGACCCCGCCTACTCGCTGGCCACCATTGAGGCGGCTCGCGATGGCGGTGCCGATCTCGTGATCCTCTGCGACACGAACGGCGGCACGCTGCCCGACGAAATCGGACGCATCACCCGCGAGGTCATCGCGCGTCTCGGCGTGCCGGTCGGCATCCACACGCACAACGATTGCGGGTTTGGCGTGGCCAATGCGCTCGCTGCGGTGAACGCCGGCGCGGTGCAAGTGCAGGGGACGATCAATGGCTACGGCGAGCGCGTGGGCAACTGCAACCTCGTGACTCTGATGCCGAATTTGCAGCTCAAGATGGGCATGCAAGTTGTGCCCGATATTTCCAAACTGCGCGACCTGTCGCTTTTCGTGGACGAACTGGCCAACGTCACGCCCGACATCCGCGCGCCGTATGTGGGCTCGTCGGCTTTTACCCACAAAGGCGGGCTCCATGTCCATGCAGTGCAAAAATTGGCCCGGAGCTATGAGCACGTCGATCCGAAGCTGGTCGGCAACCGGCAAAACATCGTCATCTCCGACATGTCGGGTCAGAGCAACATTCTGGCGAAGGCGCAAACGCTCGGCTTCGACCTCGTGAAAGGTTCGCCGGAGGTTTCCAATCTGCTCGCGGAAGTAAAACGGCTCGAGTCGCAGGGTTATGAGTTTGAGGCGGCCGAGGCGTCGTTCCAGTTGCTCATTCGCAAGGCGCTCGGCCAATACGTGCCGCTCTGGAAACTGCTCGTTTTCCATTGCACGTTCCGGCATTTCGAGGAGCCCGCGCTGCAAACCTGCGAGGCCACGGTGAAGCTCGATATTAATGGAACTCCCGCCTACACGGTCGCGGAGGGGCACGGCCCGGTGAACGCCATCGACGGCGCGCTGCGCAAGGCGCTTTTGCCGTTTTATCCCGAGATCGCCGACGTGCGGCTGGAGGATTACAAGGTCCGCATCATCAACGGCCACGAAGGCACGGCGGCAAAAACGCGCGTCTTCATTTCCAGCACCGACGGCCACGAAACCTGGGGCACGGTCGGTGTGTCGGATAACATCATCGAAGCGAGCTGGCTCGCGTTGGTGGACAGTCTGGAATACCGGCTGATGCGGAAATAA
- a CDS encoding glycosyltransferase has product MRFFSIILPTLNAADTVRDALASIASQSFTSYEVLLQDGGSTDNTLAQAATFAGPLGGRLKIQQRPDAGVYDAMNRAMRRAQGRWFYFLGADDVLEGLDVLQRMADEIRARPRVQVIHGQVRLKSGGVLPESGFQPKLLTRNNICHQAIFYRRDVLRLVGDYDLAYPVWADWDYNMRCLFSRRLDIDEVDLVVATYNDLSGLSHANPDAAYLAQLKALRGKTPPPPAPWPLWQRARRSLENWIDR; this is encoded by the coding sequence ATGCGTTTTTTCTCGATCATTCTGCCAACGCTAAATGCTGCGGACACCGTGCGCGATGCCCTGGCCAGTATCGCCAGCCAGTCGTTTACCAGCTACGAAGTGCTGCTCCAGGATGGCGGCTCGACCGATAACACTCTGGCTCAGGCCGCCACTTTTGCGGGCCCATTAGGTGGTAGGTTGAAAATTCAGCAGAGACCCGATGCCGGTGTATATGACGCGATGAACCGCGCCATGCGTCGGGCCCAGGGACGCTGGTTCTATTTTCTCGGTGCGGATGATGTATTGGAAGGATTGGACGTGCTGCAGCGGATGGCGGACGAGATTCGGGCGCGTCCCCGCGTGCAGGTGATCCACGGTCAGGTCCGACTGAAAAGCGGCGGAGTTTTACCGGAAAGCGGTTTTCAGCCGAAGCTGCTGACGCGAAACAACATCTGCCACCAAGCCATTTTTTACCGGCGCGACGTGCTTCGTCTCGTAGGGGATTACGACCTCGCGTATCCCGTCTGGGCCGACTGGGATTACAACATGCGCTGTCTTTTCTCCCGTCGACTCGACATCGACGAAGTCGATCTGGTCGTCGCAACCTACAACGATCTCAGCGGCCTGAGCCACGCCAACCCCGACGCAGCCTATCTCGCCCAGCTCAAAGCACTCCGCGGCAAGACGCCGCCACCACCGGCGCCCTGGCCGCTTTGGCAGAGAGCACGGCGAAGCCTCGAAAACTGGATAGACCGCTGA
- a CDS encoding glycosyltransferase — MNRVPALSVIVRTLARNERLAECLDSLAAQTTRDFEVVVVDMSGGAAADVIRQPRDLHLTHLDTKGRVLNRAVALNYGIRHALGKFIAVLDDDNIWSPPQAETLIRLFGNDMDLVYTGTRRLINKPDGTKVREEYRFTPFDYEKLIRGNFIYATAMAFRKSSWERVGRYDARFHVYEDWEFLIRLAQSGKVATEESFWAYSRSFTGIPGVSDHNLDKADCDRCRAAVVWKHRQLYASDLAETGSTTQVRRVLEKPLRERMFLLFDWWRVHGFANLKFYSWNQ; from the coding sequence ATGAATCGAGTTCCAGCCTTATCGGTGATCGTTCGCACGCTGGCGCGCAACGAGCGGCTGGCCGAATGCCTCGACAGTCTGGCCGCGCAAACCACGCGCGACTTTGAGGTTGTCGTCGTGGACATGAGCGGTGGTGCTGCGGCCGATGTCATCCGGCAGCCGCGCGACTTGCATTTGACTCACCTCGACACGAAAGGCCGCGTGCTGAACCGCGCCGTCGCGCTCAATTACGGCATCCGCCACGCCTTGGGGAAATTCATCGCCGTGCTGGACGACGACAACATTTGGAGTCCACCACAGGCGGAAACGCTGATTCGGCTTTTCGGCAATGACATGGATTTGGTTTACACCGGCACGCGTCGGCTGATCAACAAACCCGACGGAACGAAAGTGCGCGAGGAATACCGGTTCACTCCATTCGACTACGAGAAACTGATCCGCGGGAATTTTATTTATGCCACCGCCATGGCCTTCCGAAAAAGCTCCTGGGAACGCGTTGGGCGCTACGATGCTCGGTTTCACGTTTACGAGGACTGGGAATTTCTCATCCGCCTCGCCCAGTCTGGAAAGGTCGCCACCGAGGAATCGTTCTGGGCCTACTCCCGCAGTTTCACGGGTATCCCCGGCGTCTCAGATCACAATCTGGACAAGGCGGATTGCGACCGGTGCCGCGCCGCCGTCGTTTGGAAACATCGCCAGCTTTATGCCAGCGATCTGGCGGAAACAGGTTCTACAACACAAGTCCGGCGCGTTCTGGAAAAACCACTCCGGGAACGAATGTTTTTGCTTTTCGACTGGTGGCGCGTCCATGGTTTTGCCAATTTGAAATTCTACTCTTGGAACCAATGA
- a CDS encoding metallophosphoesterase: MDSPRLITRREACARALIFSAALALPRLMQGAPKTTAAGDVLHLFCFGDWGVHASPNQMAVAAALQKYAKDLHLTPAALMLLGDNFYGPNPGTDSPRWKVEFEDMYPASAFPGPCYAVLGNHDYDDQPGGEKIQMDYAKTPGTRWKMPALWYRLDLPHATFLCVDTHYNKMTPKEIADQQAWIEMQLTLPRKVPWMIVCGHHPVMSCGPHHGDSKHLAGWSELFYKNGVDAYLAGHEHDLQYLHEENTPTHWLVSGGGGQSLHPVKPDVKTGYANACFGFLHLALSATKMEATFVGSDAQVLYNFSQNARAISRGR; encoded by the coding sequence ATGGATTCCCCACGTCTCATCACGCGTCGCGAGGCTTGCGCCCGCGCGCTGATTTTTAGCGCAGCGCTGGCCTTGCCGCGATTGATGCAAGGCGCGCCCAAGACCACCGCCGCCGGTGATGTGCTGCATCTGTTTTGCTTCGGAGATTGGGGAGTTCATGCGAGTCCGAATCAAATGGCGGTCGCCGCTGCGCTGCAAAAATACGCGAAGGATTTGCACCTCACGCCCGCTGCGCTAATGCTGCTCGGCGATAATTTTTACGGCCCCAATCCCGGGACCGATTCACCGCGCTGGAAAGTTGAATTCGAGGACATGTATCCCGCGAGCGCGTTTCCCGGGCCGTGTTATGCAGTGCTGGGAAATCACGATTACGACGACCAGCCCGGCGGCGAAAAGATCCAGATGGATTACGCAAAAACGCCCGGCACGCGCTGGAAAATGCCCGCGCTCTGGTATCGGCTCGATCTGCCGCACGCGACGTTTCTTTGCGTGGACACGCACTATAACAAGATGACGCCGAAGGAGATTGCCGACCAGCAAGCCTGGATCGAAATGCAACTCACCCTGCCGCGCAAAGTGCCGTGGATGATCGTCTGCGGGCATCATCCCGTGATGAGTTGCGGACCGCATCACGGCGACTCAAAGCATCTCGCGGGCTGGAGCGAGCTGTTTTACAAGAATGGCGTGGACGCGTATCTGGCGGGTCACGAGCACGATCTGCAATATCTCCATGAGGAAAATACGCCGACGCACTGGCTCGTCTCGGGCGGCGGCGGCCAGTCGCTCCACCCCGTCAAACCGGATGTGAAAACCGGCTACGCCAATGCCTGTTTTGGCTTCCTGCATCTCGCCTTGAGCGCCACGAAAATGGAGGCAACCTTCGTCGGCAGCGACGCCCAGGTTTTATACAACTTCAGCCAAAACGCTCGAGCCATTTCGCGCGGGCGGTGA
- a CDS encoding TIM barrel protein, with translation MLEQILKLGFDHVELGHGVRLSLMEGIQKVYDRGDVRFSSLHNFCPLPVEITQASPNCYQYTSHIAAQRERALKLTYQTIDWAVRFQAPNVVLHLGSVPMGPITDELGEMILQGKQFSREYTQKKLAAVKERESKAPLYVKRSTEALKKIAAYAAERNIHLGVESREAYEELPTEREMVPILDEVNSPYVGYWHDFGHVQLKENLSFVDHYEWLSSMRSRLIGCHLHDTIWPNQDHHLPGDGTVDYDRLMPLVPPETFVIWELSPKRKAEDIVTARAKWLERFG, from the coding sequence ATGCTCGAGCAGATACTGAAGCTGGGTTTCGACCATGTGGAACTCGGCCACGGCGTGCGGCTTTCGCTGATGGAAGGCATCCAGAAAGTCTATGATCGCGGCGATGTGCGCTTCAGCAGCCTGCATAATTTTTGTCCGCTGCCGGTCGAAATCACCCAGGCATCGCCGAATTGCTACCAATACACCTCGCACATCGCGGCGCAGCGCGAGCGAGCACTCAAGCTCACGTATCAGACGATCGATTGGGCCGTGCGCTTCCAAGCGCCGAATGTGGTGCTCCATTTGGGTTCCGTTCCGATGGGGCCGATCACCGATGAATTGGGCGAAATGATCCTCCAAGGGAAGCAGTTCTCCCGCGAATACACTCAGAAAAAACTTGCCGCCGTTAAGGAGCGCGAATCCAAAGCGCCGCTCTATGTGAAGCGCTCCACCGAGGCGCTCAAGAAAATCGCCGCTTACGCCGCCGAGCGAAACATTCATCTCGGAGTCGAAAGCCGCGAGGCTTATGAGGAACTCCCGACTGAGCGGGAAATGGTGCCCATTTTGGACGAAGTCAATTCACCCTACGTCGGCTACTGGCACGATTTTGGCCACGTTCAGCTCAAGGAAAATCTCTCCTTCGTAGATCATTATGAATGGCTCAGCTCCATGCGGAGCCGACTCATCGGCTGTCATTTGCACGACACGATTTGGCCCAACCAGGATCATCATTTGCCCGGCGACGGCACGGTGGATTACGACCGGTTGATGCCGCTGGTGCCGCCGGAAACCTTTGTCATTTGGGAGCTCAGCCCCAAGCGCAAGGCCGAGGACATCGTCACCGCCCGCGCGAAATGGCTCGAGCGTTTTGGCTGA
- the carB gene encoding carbamoyl-phosphate synthase large subunit codes for MPRNPDLHKILLIGSGPIVIGQGCEFDYSGVQACKALAEEGYEVVLVNSNPATIMTDPEFASRTYIEPITIEVIEKIIIAEKPDAILPTLGGQTALNAAMDLFHGGILEKYGVKLIGANAEAIAKGEDRLLFKDAMTKIGLESAKSGVAHTLDEARAFAAELGSYPLVIRPAFTLGGSGGGIAYNREEFETIVARGLDLSPVTEVLVEESLLGWKEYEMEVMRDHADNCVIICSIENLDPMGVHTGDSITVAPAQTLSDKEYQRMRDASFAVIREIGVETGGSNIQFAINPKDGRMIVIEMNPRVSRSSALASKATGFPIAKIAAKLAVGYTLDELKNDITRETPASFEPTIDYVVVKVPRFTFEKFPQADATLTTQMKSVGEAMAIGRTFKEALQKALRSLEVGRAGLGADGKFVKGENADGTFDLDLIQKRLVVPNAERIFYLRVAMLAGFSLERIFELTSIDMWFLRQIAQIVEMEKIIPTQSGQVLIDQIPEAERTEENIAAVLRLHMRRWKKAGFSDKQLAYLFGTTEAYIRAGRKKYGVVPTYRLVDTCAAEFEAYTPYYYSTYGDEDETRASETKKVMILGGGPNRIGQGIEFDYCCVHAAFALKELGYETIMVNSNPETVSTDYDTSDKLYFEPLTHEDVLNIYEQEKPEGVIVQFGGQTPLNLAAGLKAAGVPIIGTQPESIELAEDRKLFAEMLDRLGLRQTPSGSATSEDEAVAIAERIGYPVLVRPSFVLGGRAMELVYHAEDLRRYMRNAIEVSPRRPVLVDRFLEDAIEVDVDCIADGETAVVGAIMEHIEEAGIHSGDSACVIPTFSLSRPILDEITSATKAMAAELKVRGLMNVQFAVKGDKVYVLEVNPRASRTVPFVSKAIGVPLAKLAAKVMIGETLRDLGFTEEVVPTHYSVKEAVFPFLRFEGINISLGPEMKSTGEVMGIDADLGLAFAKSQLASQWPLPTAGNVFISVKDADKSNVISVAREYAALGFGIIATSGTADTLAAAGVEVMKVFKIAEGRPNVRDLVKNGEIQFIINTPSGKIPREDEVKIRTAALTERIPIMTTIRAAAASAEGIRSLQKGPMTVRSLQEYHAAAKTASVAPNEKARAV; via the coding sequence ATGCCACGCAATCCCGATCTCCATAAAATCCTGCTCATCGGCTCCGGCCCCATCGTCATCGGTCAGGGCTGCGAATTTGATTACTCAGGCGTGCAAGCCTGCAAAGCTCTCGCCGAGGAGGGCTACGAAGTCGTGCTGGTGAACTCGAACCCGGCCACAATCATGACCGATCCCGAGTTTGCCTCGAGGACTTACATCGAGCCGATCACGATCGAGGTGATCGAAAAAATCATCATCGCAGAAAAGCCGGACGCGATTTTGCCAACTCTCGGCGGTCAGACCGCGCTCAACGCAGCGATGGATTTGTTTCACGGCGGCATTTTGGAAAAATACGGGGTCAAACTCATCGGGGCCAACGCCGAGGCGATTGCCAAGGGCGAGGATCGGCTGCTTTTCAAGGATGCGATGACAAAGATCGGCCTCGAATCGGCGAAATCCGGCGTCGCGCACACGCTGGACGAGGCGCGGGCTTTTGCAGCGGAGTTAGGTTCGTATCCGCTGGTTATTCGGCCGGCCTTTACGCTCGGCGGCAGCGGCGGCGGCATCGCCTATAACCGCGAGGAATTTGAAACCATTGTCGCACGCGGGCTCGATTTATCGCCCGTGACAGAGGTTCTGGTCGAGGAATCGCTTCTCGGCTGGAAGGAATACGAAATGGAAGTGATGCGCGATCACGCGGACAATTGCGTGATCATTTGCAGCATCGAAAACCTCGATCCAATGGGCGTGCACACGGGCGATTCGATCACCGTGGCTCCGGCGCAGACGCTTTCGGACAAGGAATATCAGCGGATGCGCGACGCGTCGTTTGCCGTCATTCGCGAGATCGGCGTGGAGACCGGCGGATCGAATATTCAGTTTGCGATCAACCCGAAAGACGGGCGCATGATCGTCATCGAAATGAATCCACGCGTCTCGCGTTCGTCAGCGCTGGCGAGCAAGGCGACGGGATTTCCGATTGCCAAGATCGCGGCCAAACTCGCCGTCGGCTACACGCTCGACGAGCTGAAAAACGACATCACCCGCGAGACGCCAGCCAGCTTCGAGCCGACGATTGATTATGTCGTGGTGAAGGTGCCGCGGTTCACGTTTGAAAAATTTCCACAGGCGGATGCCACGCTTACGACCCAAATGAAAAGCGTGGGCGAGGCGATGGCGATCGGCCGCACGTTCAAGGAGGCGCTGCAAAAAGCGCTGAGATCATTGGAAGTCGGACGCGCCGGACTCGGAGCCGATGGAAAATTTGTGAAAGGCGAAAACGCCGACGGCACATTCGACTTGGACTTAATTCAAAAACGATTGGTCGTGCCCAATGCCGAGCGTATTTTTTATCTCCGCGTCGCCATGCTCGCCGGGTTCAGCTTGGAAAGAATTTTTGAGCTCACTTCCATCGATATGTGGTTCCTGCGCCAGATCGCGCAGATCGTGGAGATGGAGAAAATCATCCCGACGCAATCCGGACAGGTCTTGATCGACCAGATTCCCGAAGCCGAGCGCACGGAGGAAAACATCGCCGCCGTGCTTCGTCTCCATATGCGCCGCTGGAAAAAAGCCGGCTTCTCCGACAAGCAGCTCGCGTATCTTTTCGGAACGACGGAAGCTTACATCCGTGCCGGCCGCAAAAAATACGGCGTCGTTCCAACTTACCGGCTCGTGGACACCTGCGCCGCAGAATTTGAGGCTTACACGCCCTACTACTATTCGACTTACGGAGATGAGGATGAAACTCGCGCCTCCGAAACTAAGAAAGTGATGATTTTGGGCGGTGGTCCCAACCGCATCGGACAGGGAATTGAGTTTGATTATTGTTGCGTCCATGCCGCCTTCGCCCTCAAGGAACTCGGCTACGAAACGATCATGGTGAACTCGAACCCGGAAACGGTTTCGACCGACTACGACACCAGCGACAAACTCTATTTCGAGCCGCTCACGCACGAGGATGTGCTCAACATTTACGAACAGGAGAAGCCGGAAGGCGTGATCGTGCAGTTTGGCGGGCAAACCCCCCTCAATCTCGCCGCCGGGCTGAAGGCCGCCGGTGTCCCGATCATCGGAACCCAGCCAGAGAGCATCGAGCTGGCGGAGGACCGCAAACTGTTCGCGGAAATGCTCGACCGACTCGGGCTGCGCCAGACCCCGAGCGGATCCGCCACGAGCGAAGACGAGGCGGTCGCGATCGCGGAGCGGATCGGTTATCCGGTGCTCGTTAGGCCATCGTTCGTCCTCGGTGGGCGCGCGATGGAGCTGGTCTATCACGCGGAAGATCTGCGCCGCTACATGCGAAACGCGATCGAGGTCAGCCCGAGGCGCCCGGTCCTGGTCGATCGTTTTCTTGAGGACGCGATCGAGGTCGATGTCGATTGCATCGCCGACGGCGAGACCGCGGTGGTGGGTGCGATCATGGAGCACATCGAGGAGGCCGGCATTCACAGCGGCGACAGCGCCTGCGTCATCCCGACCTTTTCGCTCTCCAGACCGATCCTCGACGAAATCACGAGCGCGACCAAGGCGATGGCGGCGGAATTGAAAGTGCGCGGCCTGATGAATGTGCAATTCGCGGTTAAGGGCGACAAAGTCTACGTCCTCGAAGTGAACCCGCGCGCCTCGCGAACGGTGCCGTTTGTCAGCAAGGCGATCGGCGTGCCGCTGGCCAAACTGGCGGCCAAGGTGATGATCGGGGAAACGCTCCGCGACCTCGGGTTCACCGAAGAGGTCGTGCCGACCCATTATTCCGTCAAAGAGGCGGTCTTTCCGTTCCTCCGCTTTGAGGGGATCAACATCTCGTTAGGCCCGGAAATGAAATCGACCGGCGAAGTGATGGGGATCGACGCCGATCTCGGCCTGGCCTTTGCCAAATCGCAGCTCGCCAGCCAGTGGCCGCTCCCGACCGCGGGCAATGTTTTCATCAGCGTCAAAGACGCGGACAAATCGAACGTCATTTCAGTCGCGCGCGAATATGCCGCTCTCGGTTTCGGGATCATCGCCACTTCCGGTACCGCGGACACGCTCGCAGCCGCTGGTGTGGAGGTGATGAAAGTGTTCAAGATCGCGGAGGGCCGGCCGAACGTGCGCGACCTGGTCAAGAACGGAGAGATCCAGTTCATCATCAACACCCCGAGCGGCAAGATTCCGCGCGAGGATGAGGTGAA